In the Panulirus ornatus isolate Po-2019 chromosome 45, ASM3632096v1, whole genome shotgun sequence genome, one interval contains:
- the LOC139762961 gene encoding ribonucleoprotein PTB-binding 2-like: protein MYTHQEVRDLLRGYLVHSVQLQPSSGSARVLLAEPEVLETWARSSHHTVRGHKVTISPSNTEGLLCLARLPTDFTEDEFAGLVGSLGDVSYCFLMRSEKTGESKGYGFIEYVTKEVALQAKSVLDGRELRDTVLVCDWLDPSHVTFASLHSTCLYIDHLPKDYRDMGEFRRIFSKVTNPPYCQIAMRNGALQDWGLVEFNHSYEAEITQSTLNNYKLRSQNIRVQYCIPGVRAINIYMKILNDPLVFGITTPQPHNLHVVNINTCCGKPPGAAGVVKMAARWTRCTLGVAPTSWCGHDGCQVDEMYPGGGTNQLVWSRWLPGGRDVPWGWHQPAGVVKMAARWTRCTLGVAPTSWCSQDGCQVDEMYPEGGTNQLV from the exons gaggTGCGGGACCTGCTCCGTGGTTACCTGGTGCACAGTGTTCAGCTACAACCCTCCAGTGGTAGCGCCCGGGTCCTGCTGGCCGAACCCGAGGTGCTGGAGACCTGGGCCAGGTCAAGCCACCACACGGTTAGGGGTCACAAGGTCACCATCTCCCCCTCGAACACTGAGGGGCTCCTGTGTCTGGCCAGACTCCCTACTGACTTCACGGAGGACGAGTTTGCCGGTTTGGTGGGGTCGCTGGGAGACGTCTCCTACTGCTTCCTCATGCGCTCAGAGAAAACGG GAGAGAGCAAGGGTTACGGCTTCATCGAGTACGTGACGAAGGAAGTGGCGTTACAAGCCAAGTCTGTGTTGGACGGTCGTGAGCTGCGTGACACAGTGCTCGTCTGTGATTGGCTGGACCCGTCACACGTGACCTTTGCGTCACTACACTCGACCTGTCTCTACATCGACCATCTCCCTAAGGATTACCGGGACATGGGAGAGTTCAGACGCATCTttagtaaagtgaccaacccaccttactgccag ATCGCCATGCGTAACGGAGCGCTACAGGACTGGGGTCTGGtagaattcaaccattcctacGAGGCAGAGATCACCCAGTCGACGCTAAATAACTACAAACTACGTAGTCAGAACATTAGGGTCCAATATTGCATCCCAGGCGTACGAGCGATCAACATCTACATGAAGATCTTGAACGACCCG CTGGTATTtggcatcacaacaccacaaccacacaaccttcATGTTGTAAACATCAACACGTGTTGTGGTAAGCCACCTGGAGCAGCTGGTGTGGTCAAGATGGCTGCCAGGTGGACGAGATGTACCCTGGGGGTGGCACCAACCAgctggtgtggtcatgatggctgCCAGGTGGACGAGATGTACCCTGGGGGTGGCACCAACCAGCTGGTGTGGTCAAGATGGCTGCCAGGTGGACGAGATGTACCCTGGGGGTGGCACCAACCAGCTGGTGTGGTCAAGATGGCTGCCAGGTGGACGAGATGTACCCTGGGGGTGGCACCAACCAGCTGGTGTAGTCAAGATGGCTGCCAGGTGGACGAGATGTACCCTGAGGGTGGTACCAACCAGCTGGTGTAG